Proteins from a genomic interval of Nostoc sp. TCL240-02:
- a CDS encoding type II toxin-antitoxin system PemK/MazF family toxin: MSLQTGDILLVPFPFIDLSGTKLGPGLVLWIDTIGDDVTLCFISSQNISSLSPEEFILEPSDPDFTNTGLRVASKVRVTRITTIEHRLITRRIGKLGESQIQQLNTVILQALKLT; encoded by the coding sequence ATGTCTCTCCAAACAGGTGATATCCTCTTGGTTCCATTTCCATTTATAGACTTGAGTGGAACAAAGCTAGGTCCTGGTTTAGTTTTATGGATAGATACCATAGGCGATGATGTCACTTTATGTTTTATTTCATCTCAAAATATAAGTAGTTTGAGTCCAGAAGAGTTTATTTTAGAACCTTCAGATCCAGATTTTACTAATACTGGATTACGGGTTGCTTCTAAAGTTAGGGTTACTCGAATAACTACTATAGAGCATAGGCTAATCACCAGAAGGATAGGTAAATTAGGAGAAAGTCAAATTCAGCAGTTGAATACAGTGATTCTTCAAGCTCTGAAACTGACATAA
- the psaB gene encoding photosystem I core protein PsaB — translation MATKFPKFSQDLAQDPTTRRIWYAIATGNDFETHDGMTEENLYQKIFATHFGHLAIIFLWASSLLFHVAWQGNFEQWIKDPLHIRPIAHAIWDPHFGKPAIEAFTQAGASNPVNITYSGLYHWWYTIGMRNNGELYNGSVFLLVFAAVLLFAGWLHLQPKYRPSLAWFKSAEHRLNHHLAGLFGVSSLAWAGHLIHVAVPEARGQHVGWDNFLNTPPHPAGLTPFFTGNWGVYSQNPDTPGHIFGTSQGAGTAILSFLGGFHPQTEALWLTDIAHHHLAIAVLFIVAGHMYRTNFGIGHSLKEALNAKSFFGIPVEGPFNLPHQGIYDTYNNSLHFQLGWHLAALGVVTSLVAQHMYSMPSYAFIAKDYTTQAALYTHHQYIAGFLMLGAFAHGAIFWVRDYDPEQNKGNVLDRVLKHKEAIISHLSWVSLFLGFHTLGLYVHNDVVVAFGTPEKQILIEPVFAQFVQAANGKVLYGLDTLLSNPDSIAYTAWPNYANVWLPGWLDAINAGTNSLFLTIGPGDFLVHHAIALGLHTTTLILVKGALDARGSKLMPDKKDFGYAFPCDGPGRGGTCDISAWDSFYLATFWMLNTIGWLTFYWHWKHLGVWQGNVAQFNENSTYLMGWFRDYLWANSAQLINGYNPYGVNNLSVWAWMFLFGHLVWATGFMFLISWRGYWQELIETLVWAHERTPLANLVRWKDKPVALSIVQARVVGLAHFTVGYIVTYAAFLIASTAGKFG, via the coding sequence ATGGCGACAAAATTTCCGAAATTTAGCCAGGATCTCGCACAGGACCCGACGACTCGTCGGATATGGTATGCGATCGCTACAGGCAACGATTTTGAAACCCATGATGGCATGACGGAAGAAAATCTTTACCAAAAGATTTTCGCAACTCACTTCGGTCACTTGGCAATCATCTTCCTGTGGGCATCCAGCCTCCTGTTCCACGTAGCCTGGCAAGGTAACTTCGAACAGTGGATTAAAGATCCCCTTCACATCCGTCCCATCGCCCATGCGATTTGGGATCCCCACTTTGGTAAACCAGCAATTGAAGCTTTTACCCAAGCGGGCGCTAGCAATCCAGTAAACATTACCTACTCTGGTCTTTACCATTGGTGGTATACCATCGGTATGCGGAATAACGGCGAACTGTACAACGGTTCAGTGTTCTTGCTGGTATTCGCTGCTGTACTACTGTTTGCTGGTTGGCTGCACTTGCAACCCAAGTACCGTCCTAGCTTGGCATGGTTTAAGAGCGCTGAACATCGCCTAAACCACCACTTAGCAGGTTTGTTTGGTGTTAGTTCATTGGCTTGGGCTGGTCACTTAATTCACGTTGCTGTCCCCGAAGCTCGCGGTCAGCATGTAGGTTGGGATAACTTCCTGAATACCCCACCCCACCCAGCCGGTTTGACACCATTCTTTACAGGCAACTGGGGTGTTTACTCTCAAAACCCTGACACTCCTGGACATATCTTCGGGACATCGCAAGGTGCAGGAACTGCAATTCTGAGTTTCTTGGGTGGTTTCCATCCCCAGACAGAAGCTTTGTGGCTAACTGACATAGCTCACCACCACCTAGCGATCGCAGTTTTATTCATTGTTGCTGGTCACATGTACCGGACAAACTTTGGGATTGGTCACAGTCTCAAAGAAGCATTGAATGCCAAGAGTTTCTTTGGTATTCCAGTTGAAGGGCCGTTTAACCTACCTCACCAAGGTATCTACGACACCTACAACAACTCCTTGCACTTCCAATTGGGTTGGCACTTAGCAGCGCTAGGTGTTGTTACTTCCCTGGTAGCGCAGCACATGTACTCCATGCCTTCCTACGCATTTATTGCGAAGGACTACACAACCCAGGCAGCGTTGTACACGCATCACCAGTATATTGCTGGATTCCTGATGCTTGGTGCTTTTGCTCACGGTGCGATTTTCTGGGTGCGTGATTACGACCCAGAGCAAAACAAAGGTAACGTGCTTGACCGCGTGTTGAAGCACAAAGAAGCGATTATTTCCCACCTCAGCTGGGTATCTCTTTTCTTAGGCTTCCACACCCTTGGTCTGTACGTACACAACGACGTAGTAGTTGCTTTCGGCACTCCTGAAAAGCAAATCTTGATTGAGCCAGTATTTGCTCAATTCGTCCAAGCTGCTAACGGTAAGGTGCTGTACGGTTTAGATACTTTGCTATCTAACCCCGATAGTATTGCTTACACAGCATGGCCTAACTACGCTAACGTTTGGCTTCCAGGTTGGTTAGATGCCATTAATGCTGGTACTAACTCCCTGTTCTTGACAATTGGCCCTGGCGATTTCTTGGTTCACCATGCGATCGCTCTAGGTCTGCACACCACCACCTTGATCTTGGTCAAAGGTGCTTTGGATGCCCGTGGTTCTAAGCTGATGCCCGACAAAAAGGACTTCGGCTATGCCTTCCCTTGCGACGGACCCGGTCGTGGCGGTACTTGCGACATCTCAGCATGGGATTCCTTCTACCTCGCTACATTCTGGATGCTCAACACCATTGGTTGGTTGACCTTCTACTGGCATTGGAAACATCTCGGTGTTTGGCAAGGCAACGTAGCTCAGTTTAATGAGAACTCTACATACCTTATGGGCTGGTTCCGCGATTACCTCTGGGCTAACTCCGCTCAGTTGATTAACGGTTACAACCCCTACGGCGTGAATAACCTGTCTGTCTGGGCTTGGATGTTCCTGTTTGGACACCTAGTTTGGGCTACTGGCTTCATGTTCTTAATCTCCTGGAGAGGTTACTGGCAAGAGTTGATTGAAACCCTTGTTTGGGCACACGAACGCACTCCTCTGGCTAACCTAGTTCGCTGGAAAGACAAGCCCGTTGCTCTGTCCATCGTTCAAGCTCGTGTCGTTGGTCTAGCTCACTTCACAGTTGGCTACATCGTGACTTACGCCGCGTTCTTGATTGCTTCTACTGCTGGTAAGTTCGGTTAA
- the psaA gene encoding photosystem I core protein PsaA: MTISPPEREEKKARVIVDNDPVPTSFERWAQPGHFDRSLARGPKTTTWIWNLHALAHDFDTHTSDLEDISRKIFSAHFGHLAVVMVWLSGMIFHGAKFSNYEAWLSDPLNVKPSAQVVWPIVGQDILNGDVGGGFHGIQITSGLFQVWRGWGITNSFQLYCTAIGGLVLAGLFLFAGWFHYHKRAPKLEWFQNVESMLNHHLQVLLGCGSLGWAGHIIHVSAPTNKLLDAGVALKDIPLPHEFILNKDLLTELYPSFAAGLAPFFTLNWGQYADFLTFKGGLNPVTGGLWMSDIAHHHLAIAVLFIVAGHQYRTNWGIGHSIKEILENHKGPFTGEGHKGLYENLTTSWHAQLATNLAFLGSLTIIIAHHMYAMPPYPYLATDYATQLCIFTHHIWIGGFLIVGGAAHAAIFMVRDYDPVVNQNNVLDRVIRHRDAIISHLNWVCIFLGFHSFGLYIHNDTMRALGRPQDLFSDTGIQLQPVFAQWIQNIHALAPGTTAPNALEPVSYVFGGGILAVGGKVAAAPIALGTADFLIHHIHAFTIHVTVLILLKGVLYARSSRLIPDKANLGFRFPCDGPGRGGTCQVSGWDHVFLGLFWMYNSLSIVIFHFSWKMQSDVWGTVDADGTVTHITGGNFAQSAITINGWLRDFLWAQATQVINSYGSALSAYGLLFLGAHFVWAFSLMFLFSGRGYWQELIESIVWAHNKLKVAPAIQPRALSIIQGRAVGVAHYLLGGIATTWAFFHAHILSVG, translated from the coding sequence ATGACAATAAGTCCTCCGGAGCGAGAGGAAAAGAAGGCAAGAGTAATCGTCGATAACGATCCGGTTCCAACCTCATTCGAGAGATGGGCGCAACCTGGACACTTTGACAGATCCTTAGCCAGAGGTCCCAAAACCACCACATGGATTTGGAACCTGCACGCACTCGCCCATGATTTCGATACACATACAAGCGATTTAGAAGATATATCCCGCAAGATATTCTCAGCCCACTTCGGCCACCTAGCCGTAGTGATGGTTTGGTTGAGCGGGATGATTTTCCACGGCGCGAAGTTTTCTAACTACGAAGCTTGGCTAAGTGACCCGTTAAACGTTAAGCCTAGCGCTCAAGTCGTTTGGCCTATTGTTGGACAAGACATTTTAAACGGTGATGTTGGCGGTGGTTTCCACGGTATTCAAATCACCTCCGGTTTGTTCCAAGTATGGCGTGGTTGGGGGATTACAAACTCCTTCCAGCTTTACTGCACTGCGATCGGTGGCTTGGTACTAGCAGGCTTATTCCTATTTGCTGGCTGGTTCCACTACCACAAACGCGCTCCTAAACTGGAATGGTTCCAGAATGTGGAGTCGATGCTAAACCATCACTTGCAAGTCTTGTTAGGTTGTGGTTCCTTGGGATGGGCAGGTCACATAATCCACGTGTCCGCACCGACCAACAAGCTTTTGGATGCAGGCGTTGCTCTTAAAGACATCCCCTTGCCCCACGAGTTCATCTTGAACAAAGACTTGTTGACCGAGTTGTATCCCAGTTTTGCTGCTGGTTTAGCACCTTTCTTCACCTTGAACTGGGGTCAGTATGCTGACTTCCTTACCTTCAAGGGCGGTTTGAACCCAGTAACTGGTGGCTTGTGGATGAGTGACATTGCTCATCACCATTTAGCGATCGCAGTTCTCTTTATCGTTGCTGGTCATCAATACCGTACAAACTGGGGTATTGGTCACAGCATTAAAGAGATCCTAGAAAACCACAAAGGTCCTTTCACTGGTGAAGGTCACAAAGGTCTCTACGAAAACCTGACCACATCCTGGCACGCTCAGTTGGCTACTAACCTGGCCTTCTTGGGTTCACTGACCATCATCATCGCGCATCACATGTACGCGATGCCCCCCTATCCATATTTGGCAACTGATTACGCTACACAGTTGTGCATATTCACTCACCATATTTGGATCGGTGGCTTCTTGATTGTTGGTGGAGCAGCTCACGCTGCGATCTTCATGGTGCGGGATTACGATCCAGTTGTGAATCAAAACAACGTATTGGATCGGGTAATTCGTCACCGTGATGCGATTATTTCTCACCTGAACTGGGTATGTATTTTCTTAGGCTTCCATAGCTTTGGACTTTACATCCACAACGACACAATGCGTGCATTGGGTCGTCCTCAAGACTTGTTCTCTGATACAGGGATTCAATTGCAGCCAGTATTTGCCCAGTGGATACAAAATATCCACGCCTTGGCTCCTGGTACAACTGCACCCAATGCCCTAGAACCAGTTAGCTATGTCTTTGGCGGCGGTATTTTGGCTGTTGGCGGTAAAGTGGCAGCTGCACCCATTGCTTTGGGCACAGCCGACTTCCTAATTCACCACATTCACGCTTTCACCATTCACGTCACCGTCCTAATTCTGCTCAAAGGTGTGCTGTATGCCCGTAGCTCTCGTCTGATTCCAGACAAAGCAAACCTGGGCTTCCGCTTCCCCTGCGACGGTCCTGGTCGTGGCGGTACTTGCCAAGTGTCTGGTTGGGATCACGTATTCCTCGGACTATTCTGGATGTACAACTCCCTGTCTATTGTAATTTTCCACTTCAGTTGGAAGATGCAATCAGATGTTTGGGGAACCGTAGATGCAGATGGTACTGTGACTCACATCACTGGTGGCAACTTTGCCCAAAGTGCTATTACCATCAACGGTTGGTTACGGGACTTCTTGTGGGCACAAGCTACACAAGTCATCAATTCCTATGGCAGCGCGCTATCTGCCTATGGTCTACTCTTCTTAGGCGCTCACTTTGTCTGGGCATTCAGCTTGATGTTCCTGTTCAGTGGTCGCGGCTACTGGCAAGAACTGATTGAGTCCATTGTTTGGGCGCATAACAAACTGAAGGTAGCACCAGCAATCCAGCCTCGCGCTCTGAGTATTATTCAGGGTCGGGCTGTAGGGGTAGCTCACTACCTCTTGGGAGGAATTGCCACAACTTGGGCGTTCTTCCATGCACACATCCTTTCAGTAGGGTAG
- a CDS encoding glutaminase produces MKGFEKLTTTELSAWVEQAKILAKQGRVIDRIPQLAKAYPGWFAVHICCKSGKNISFGDTACVFPLMSVIKTFSLLYLLENFGAETVFGWVGVEPSDAPFNSLEQLVSDRGRPRNPMINSGAITLADKLPGKDATQRTLLFCQWLNQLAGCQLRLDEVMLASVRLTRSTANEAIAHYLAETGHLENLETALDTYNQICCISGRVEDLALLGKILACENSLANSQNRRIVNAVMSICGLYEASAEFAVRIGLPMKSGIGGGLVAIVPGEGAIACYSPGLDDTGNPVGAIAFVEGLSQNLQLSVFS; encoded by the coding sequence GTGAAAGGATTTGAAAAATTAACTACCACGGAGTTATCAGCTTGGGTAGAACAAGCTAAAATTCTGGCTAAACAGGGACGAGTTATCGATCGCATTCCGCAACTAGCTAAAGCTTATCCTGGTTGGTTTGCAGTTCACATCTGCTGTAAATCGGGGAAAAATATCAGCTTCGGGGATACCGCTTGTGTCTTCCCACTAATGAGCGTTATTAAGACATTTTCTTTACTTTATCTGCTGGAAAATTTTGGCGCAGAAACAGTTTTTGGCTGGGTTGGGGTGGAACCATCGGATGCACCCTTCAATTCTTTAGAACAATTAGTTAGCGATCGCGGCCGTCCCCGCAACCCTATGATTAATAGTGGGGCAATTACCCTCGCTGATAAGTTACCAGGAAAGGATGCTACTCAACGCACTCTTTTATTTTGTCAATGGCTCAACCAATTAGCAGGTTGTCAACTAAGGTTAGATGAAGTGATGCTGGCTTCAGTGCGATTAACACGTTCAACAGCCAATGAAGCCATCGCACACTATCTTGCCGAAACAGGTCATTTAGAAAATCTTGAAACAGCACTTGACACTTATAATCAAATATGCTGCATTTCGGGGCGAGTTGAAGATTTAGCCCTGTTAGGAAAAATCCTAGCTTGTGAAAATAGCTTGGCAAACTCACAAAACCGCCGAATTGTCAATGCAGTGATGTCAATTTGTGGACTTTATGAAGCTTCTGCCGAGTTTGCAGTCAGAATTGGTTTACCGATGAAATCAGGGATTGGTGGTGGACTCGTCGCAATAGTCCCAGGTGAGGGAGCGATCGCTTGCTACAGTCCTGGGTTGGATGATACAGGAAATCCTGTAGGTGCGATCGCATTTGTTGAGGGTTTATCTCAAAATTTACAGTTGAGTGTCTTTAGTTGA
- a CDS encoding thioredoxin-like domain-containing protein: MLPRVRAPELPQNYSWLNTDKPLSLKQLKGRVIILDFWTYCCINCLHILPNLKYLENKYKDSLTVIGVHSAKFDNEKETENIRQAILRYDVEHPVIVDSNFRLWEEYAVRAWPTLIIIDPEGYVIGQISGEVNRDTLDELIQKLIQQHQDKGTINFQELSLILEKQHQPLITPLAFPGKVLATQAGLFISDSGHHRLIMSSFDGKILHLIGTGKSGLTDGAFNEAQFFAPQGMAYDAENQILYVADTENHTLRRVDFKRQVVEAIAGTGEQSRNIHPHSGAGLETALNSPWDLVKVGNTLFITMAGPHQIWEMDLETSMIKTYAGTGVEACIDGSLTESAFAQPSGISSDGKELYIADSEVSSIRGVGIVEPYQVRTVCGSGGLFGFGDVDGQGEDVRLQHCLGVEFAQNFLWVADTYNHKIKLVSLSGNCQTVLGDGTAGLQDGQGKNSRFFEPSGLSVNGSYLYIADTNNHAIRRVDLNTREVTTLEFFGLCAPDVCIPPNVTATDF; encoded by the coding sequence ATGCTTCCCCGTGTTAGAGCGCCAGAATTACCACAAAATTACTCTTGGCTCAATACCGATAAACCTTTGTCTCTTAAACAACTCAAGGGTAGAGTCATAATTTTAGACTTTTGGACATACTGCTGTATAAATTGTCTGCATATTCTGCCAAACCTGAAATATTTAGAAAATAAATATAAAGATAGTCTTACCGTTATTGGTGTCCATTCTGCCAAATTTGATAACGAAAAAGAAACAGAAAATATTCGCCAAGCTATCCTGCGCTACGACGTTGAACACCCAGTTATAGTTGACAGCAATTTTCGACTTTGGGAAGAATATGCTGTACGTGCTTGGCCTACCTTAATAATTATTGATCCAGAAGGTTACGTGATTGGCCAGATTTCTGGTGAAGTAAACCGTGACACTTTAGACGAGTTGATTCAAAAGTTAATTCAGCAACACCAGGATAAAGGCACAATTAATTTTCAAGAACTTAGTTTGATATTAGAAAAACAGCACCAACCATTAATTACTCCCCTAGCTTTTCCTGGTAAAGTCTTAGCTACCCAAGCGGGTTTGTTCATCTCTGACTCTGGACATCATCGCCTGATTATGAGTAGCTTCGACGGCAAAATTCTGCATTTGATTGGTACTGGGAAATCTGGCTTAACCGATGGTGCTTTTAATGAAGCGCAGTTTTTTGCACCACAAGGAATGGCTTATGATGCAGAAAATCAAATTCTTTATGTTGCTGATACAGAAAATCATACCCTGCGGCGAGTTGATTTTAAGCGTCAAGTAGTAGAAGCGATCGCAGGAACTGGAGAACAAAGCCGGAATATTCATCCTCATAGCGGTGCTGGTTTAGAAACTGCGCTAAATTCCCCTTGGGATTTAGTGAAAGTGGGAAATACCTTATTTATTACAATGGCTGGGCCGCATCAAATTTGGGAAATGGATTTAGAAACTAGCATGATTAAAACTTATGCTGGTACTGGTGTAGAAGCTTGCATTGATGGTTCACTTACTGAATCTGCCTTTGCTCAACCCAGTGGTATTAGCAGCGATGGAAAAGAATTATATATCGCTGACAGTGAAGTTAGTTCAATTCGTGGTGTGGGAATTGTAGAACCGTATCAAGTGCGAACCGTTTGCGGTAGTGGGGGTTTATTTGGTTTTGGTGATGTAGATGGACAGGGTGAAGATGTCCGTTTACAACATTGTTTAGGAGTGGAATTTGCTCAAAATTTTCTATGGGTAGCAGATACCTACAATCACAAAATTAAATTAGTTAGTCTTAGTGGCAATTGTCAAACAGTTTTAGGAGATGGTACTGCTGGTTTACAAGATGGACAAGGTAAGAATAGCCGATTTTTTGAACCTTCGGGATTGAGTGTTAACGGCTCATATTTATATATTGCTGATACCAATAATCATGCCATCCGTCGCGTAGATTTGAATACTCGTGAGGTGACGACGCTAGAGTTTTTTGGCTTATGTGCGCCAGATGTTTGTATTCCGCCAAATGTAACCGCTACCGATTTTTAA
- a CDS encoding DUF952 domain-containing protein, translated as MNTILHITKRQQWEQAKNLGTYRADSLESEGFIHCSQSTQILKVAKRFFNNQKELVLLFIDSEKVQAEIRYEEAEIGELFPHIYGELNIDAVYQVVDFEAGENGLFELPQEVIDLG; from the coding sequence ATGAACACCATTCTCCACATTACCAAACGCCAACAATGGGAACAAGCAAAAAATCTCGGTACATATCGCGCTGATTCGTTAGAGAGTGAAGGTTTTATACATTGTTCACAATCAACGCAAATACTCAAAGTTGCAAAGAGATTTTTTAATAATCAAAAAGAATTAGTACTACTTTTTATTGATTCTGAGAAAGTACAAGCTGAAATTCGTTATGAAGAGGCTGAAATTGGCGAATTATTTCCTCACATTTATGGTGAGTTAAATATTGATGCTGTGTATCAGGTGGTTGATTTTGAAGCTGGGGAAAATGGTTTGTTTGAGTTGCCGCAAGAAGTTATAGATTTAGGATAA
- a CDS encoding RluA family pseudouridine synthase → MHCTDTKGDRIDRFLSQELPDLSRSRIQQLIEQGNVQLNDKVCTSKKINVKLGDRITLEIPEAQPLELLAEDIPLDILYEDDQLLILNKPAGLVVHPAPGHPDGTLVNALLAHCPNLPGIGGVQRPGIVHRLDKDTTGAIAIAKTEVAHHHLQAQLKAKTARREYLGVVYGAPKVENGTIDLPIGRHPQDRKKMAIMPIEQGGRSAVTHWQVLERLGNYTLIRFQLETGRTHQIRVHSAKMGHPIVGDPVYSSGHSVGVNLSGQALHAWRLRLQHPISGEMIEVTATPPTQFTKLLEMLKRRIAL, encoded by the coding sequence ATACACTGCACCGACACTAAAGGCGATCGCATTGACCGTTTCCTTTCCCAAGAATTACCAGATTTATCCCGTTCGCGCATCCAACAGTTAATCGAACAGGGTAATGTTCAACTTAATGATAAAGTTTGCACTTCTAAGAAAATCAATGTCAAGCTAGGCGATCGCATCACTCTGGAAATACCAGAAGCACAACCCCTAGAACTGCTAGCAGAAGATATCCCTTTAGATATCCTCTACGAAGATGACCAATTACTTATTCTCAACAAACCCGCAGGCTTAGTTGTCCATCCCGCACCCGGTCATCCAGATGGTACACTGGTAAACGCTTTATTGGCTCACTGTCCCAATTTACCAGGAATTGGCGGAGTCCAACGTCCAGGAATTGTGCATCGATTAGATAAGGATACAACAGGAGCGATCGCGATCGCAAAAACAGAAGTTGCCCATCATCACCTACAAGCTCAACTCAAAGCTAAAACCGCACGCAGAGAATACTTGGGTGTGGTTTACGGTGCGCCAAAAGTCGAAAATGGCACAATTGACTTACCCATTGGTCGCCATCCACAAGACCGCAAGAAAATGGCTATTATGCCTATTGAACAAGGCGGACGATCTGCCGTCACTCATTGGCAAGTACTAGAACGCCTTGGCAACTATACATTAATCCGCTTCCAACTAGAAACTGGACGCACCCATCAAATCCGCGTCCATAGCGCCAAAATGGGTCATCCCATTGTCGGCGACCCAGTTTATAGTTCTGGTCATTCAGTGGGTGTAAATTTGTCCGGTCAAGCACTCCACGCTTGGCGACTAAGATTGCAGCATCCCATCTCTGGCGAGATGATTGAGGTGACAGCTACCCCTCCCACACAATTTACAAAACTTTTGGAGATGTTAAAAAGACGAATTGCACTTTAA
- a CDS encoding phycobilisome rod-core linker polypeptide — protein MAIPLLEYEPSSQNQRVAGYEVPGDEQPRIFTTDNILSPSDLGDLIEAAYRQLFFYAFAADRETYLESQLRNGQITVRDFVRGLVLSNTFKKSFYDLNNNYRFVEQVIQRVLGRDPYNEREKIAWSIVVATKGIVGFVDEVLNTEEYLSNFGYSTVPYQRRRILPSQSAGELPFNIKSPRYEDYHRAKLGFPQIIWQVEVRRFLPQEQKPKAGDPALFLNMAQSVNASGNTPQRISSFNIDIEKSVPYRQLAGIK, from the coding sequence ATGGCAATTCCTCTGTTAGAGTATGAACCTTCAAGTCAAAACCAGCGTGTCGCTGGATATGAAGTACCGGGTGATGAACAGCCCAGGATTTTTACTACAGACAACATCCTGTCTCCATCAGATTTAGGCGATCTGATCGAAGCAGCATATCGTCAACTTTTCTTTTATGCTTTTGCTGCCGATCGGGAAACATATTTAGAGTCCCAACTCCGTAATGGACAAATTACAGTACGAGACTTTGTTCGTGGATTAGTGCTTTCTAATACCTTTAAGAAAAGCTTTTACGACCTCAACAATAATTATCGCTTTGTTGAGCAAGTAATTCAGCGCGTTCTAGGACGCGACCCATACAACGAGCGCGAAAAAATCGCCTGGTCAATTGTGGTCGCTACCAAGGGTATTGTAGGCTTTGTTGATGAAGTTCTCAACACTGAAGAGTACCTGAGCAATTTTGGATATTCCACAGTGCCCTATCAGCGCCGTCGGATATTGCCATCTCAATCTGCTGGTGAGTTGCCATTTAACATCAAGTCTCCGCGATACGAAGATTACCACCGTGCTAAATTGGGTTTCCCCCAAATCATTTGGCAGGTCGAAGTACGCAGATTCCTTCCACAAGAGCAAAAGCCAAAAGCTGGCGATCCGGCTCTATTCTTGAATATGGCACAAAGTGTCAATGCAAGTGGCAATACACCACAAAGAATCTCGTCATTCAACATTGATATCGAAAAGTCTGTACCTTATCGCCAGTTAGCTGGAATTAAGTAA
- a CDS encoding phycobiliprotein lyase — protein sequence MDAMEFFQLSAGKWRSQRATHHLAFKRSETGESDIQVETLEANHPEIIELCKYHEIDPSLSVGGSRVRWLGTMAWDRENEENHQGKTIFAIVPDEDNPRAGKLLRERGYAEIVPVVGLFHMDDEDGLVLTTEYETMSSIERFWFASPNMRLRTSTVKRFGGFSTASFCTESRIESSVEVSGTEQATERLGQDILEKKQFHSVLGW from the coding sequence ATAGACGCAATGGAATTTTTTCAGCTAAGTGCTGGTAAGTGGCGATCGCAACGGGCAACTCATCACCTAGCGTTCAAGCGCTCAGAGACGGGAGAATCGGATATACAGGTAGAAACTCTGGAAGCGAATCATCCAGAAATCATTGAACTGTGCAAGTATCATGAAATTGACCCCAGCCTATCAGTAGGAGGGTCACGTGTGCGTTGGCTAGGCACAATGGCTTGGGATAGAGAAAATGAAGAGAACCATCAGGGAAAAACTATATTTGCGATCGTGCCTGATGAGGATAACCCTAGGGCTGGTAAATTACTGCGCGAAAGAGGCTATGCCGAAATTGTGCCTGTAGTCGGTCTTTTTCACATGGACGATGAAGACGGACTAGTGTTGACAACCGAATACGAAACAATGAGTTCCATTGAGAGGTTCTGGTTTGCCAGCCCAAATATGCGACTGCGAACCAGTACAGTAAAACGGTTTGGTGGCTTCAGTACGGCATCGTTTTGTACTGAAAGCCGCATCGAAAGTTCTGTTGAGGTTTCCGGCACAGAACAGGCAACAGAAAGACTTGGGCAGGATATTCTAGAAAAAAAACAGTTCCATTCAGTTCTGGGTTGGTGA
- a CDS encoding NblA/ycf18 family protein codes for MDFPVELTLEQQFRLQNLKDQVKNLSQQEAQEFLLEVLRQMMVKDNLVKHLLKQA; via the coding sequence ATGGATTTTCCAGTCGAACTAACCTTAGAGCAACAGTTTCGCTTACAGAACTTGAAAGACCAAGTAAAGAATTTGAGTCAACAAGAAGCTCAGGAGTTTTTGTTAGAAGTTTTACGGCAGATGATGGTAAAAGATAATTTGGTCAAACATCTCCTAAAACAAGCTTGA
- a CDS encoding bleomycin hydrolase, which produces MVLDAFSRAVIAADAKTAPIGGADLAALKSFIAEGNKRLDAVNAIASNASCAVSDAIAGIACENTGLLQAGGNLYPTRRMAACLRDAEIVLRYVTYALLAGDSSVLDDRALNGLKETYTALGVPTGSSVRAFQILKAISVAHITNTNTEANAGKKFRKIDTPQGDCSALAAEAASYFDRVISALS; this is translated from the coding sequence ATGGTTCTTGATGCTTTTTCCAGAGCTGTAATTGCGGCTGATGCCAAAACCGCTCCTATCGGTGGTGCTGACTTAGCAGCCCTTAAGTCTTTCATTGCTGAAGGCAACAAGCGCCTTGATGCTGTGAATGCGATCGCCAGCAATGCTAGCTGTGCAGTTTCGGATGCGATCGCTGGGATTGCTTGTGAAAACACAGGTTTGCTTCAAGCTGGTGGTAATTTATACCCCACTCGCCGGATGGCTGCTTGCTTACGTGATGCTGAAATCGTTCTGCGCTATGTAACTTATGCACTATTGGCTGGTGATTCTTCCGTATTAGACGATCGCGCTTTGAACGGTCTGAAAGAAACCTACACAGCTTTGGGCGTACCTACTGGATCTTCAGTTCGCGCTTTCCAAATCCTGAAGGCTATCAGCGTCGCTCACATCACCAACACCAATACTGAAGCTAACGCTGGCAAGAAGTTCCGCAAGATTGACACTCCTCAAGGCGACTGCTCTGCTCTAGCTGCTGAAGCTGCTAGCTACTTCGATCGCGTTATTTCTGCTCTGAGCTAA